A segment of the Trifolium pratense cultivar HEN17-A07 linkage group LG7, ARS_RC_1.1, whole genome shotgun sequence genome:
TTGGCCCAAGTCATGCCAGATTGACATATTGTTAAGCCTTTCAATGTTATAAAAAGATGCATAATCCACGTTCATTTGCACCaaaacaaaacttcatcaccataacaaagagagaaaaatatccACCATGGGGTTTATATGTAAAggggtaatatatttttcatcaatacTAGTGTTGCTATCAACAACAATATGTGCAGTTTATTCAGGGGcagaatttgaaaataaaaatataaaatcagctACTTTTATTTCTGAAATGTTTGAAATGGGTCCCGGGAAAGTCGCAGCTAAAACATTTTATGATGTTGAATTTCCAAAAGGTCATGTTGGAATCAAGAGCTTTGATGCTGAACTAGTCGATGAAGAAGGAAATTCCGTACCATTATATGAAGCATACCTACATCATTGGTTTGCTATAAAATACCAAGAAAAAGATTGGAATATGTCAAAAATAATCCCTAAGGATCCTATGGAAGGTGCCATTTACATTAGAAATGACGGAACGTGTAATACTTATATTCTTCCAATTTATTGGGGTTTGGGAGCTGAATCACGAGGAACAAAATCAAAAATTCCAGATCCTTATGCTGTAGAACATGGAAACCCTTCAAAAATTCCATTTGGATACCAAGAAAAGTGGCTCCTGAATCTCTTGATCATTGATACACGTGGTACAGAAGATAGAGAAGGTTGTACTGAATGTAGGTGTGACCATTTCAATTTGCCAACGAATTTTTATAATGTCACAGTTGGAATTGATGGAAAACCATTGGGATCAAGTTATAAAGGAGGACTCTTTTGTTGCCAAGATAATTTACAGTGCAAATTGCAAAAGGATTTTGAAGCACCTACGAGAAAGCTTGCCTTGAGATACAAAATAACATGGGTTGAttggaatcaacaacaaattcCTCTAAGGTTTTATGTACTTGATTCAACTGATCGAGTTAGAACAAATGGTTCCCAATTTATTCATGATTGTCAGGTAAACAAggaattatttgtaattttgtttatgatatttttcttcacattttttattaatttatttagaatttttaactaTAGATAggttttataaatataattactaatgtaatttaaatataaaaagaaaaaacaaaaacatattccTACATCGAACAAGTCATAAAACAATACTCAAAACAGTTAATTTGTCCAAGAAGTGTCGTGGCACCGGTAATAGTTTTACCTTATGACCTCAAAGCATGAAGTTCGAATCCCTTCAGAAGTAGTTGTCAAATGATCACATACACCactttaattaatgataatttcttcttcaccaatatttttaattttaaaaatttttagcagtaaatttatttttcttcaccagTATTCTTTAAACGTAATATATATGTTCATTTTTGTTTAACTCGATGGTTACAGGTAGAGTTTACAGTTCCGCCAACTAATGGTAGAAACAACGCTCCTCATATTGAAAAAGCAAACATCCCAATGGAAAGAGGTGGTTATCTCATCTACGGCACCGCTCATATGCATAGAGGTGCCATTAATGCAACTTTATATGGACAGgtaaattcattttatataaataattatttcatttttcttatatgTACATATAATCTTTATCATTTTAGATGGCACACATGCTTCATTAAACTATGTGTGCTTGTCATGTTTCTTAAGCAATACAGTTTATTCTTTCAATATTATGGTAAAAATGTCATATATACTTTTAAATCATCCTTCATCACCTCTAAACAtgataatattttgattaatataGGATGGAAGAATTTTGTATACTTCAAAACCAAAATATGGAAAAGGGAAGAAACCAGGAAATGAGAAAGGCTATGTTGTCGGGATGTCAGGAAGTTATCCAGAATTAGGTTCAACCAAGATTAAGGATGGTGAAATTGTGACTATAGAAACAAGATACGAAAGTGGCTTTAGAACTGGAGCTATGGGACATATGTACATTTATTTAGCAGACCGATTACCAGACAATACAAATACACCTACTATGGCGTAGaaattctatattttatatgtcatcATGTAATTATGATATTTAAATAAACAAGTTATTATTAATCAAGAGGAAAAGTCATTAATTTCATGTGTATACTGCGAGTCTTTCACTTTCTAATCACACATACTCTTGAGGTTGTGTAACACCCTAGTTTAATAAGGATGCAACTTAAGGctatttttcattcattaatCTTAAAACAAACACTAAGAACTACAAAACTTGAAACTTTATGCGTTTAAATTTGTTAtattaaaagtgcaattttaatatcgtacaaattaaaacaagaaaTCTTTCCTTATTTGACTAAAGGACATAAAATAGACcgcgattttaatttttctctattttatttaagaCTTCACAACTGAAGTTCTAACATGTAGTTATAGACATCTCATCTTCCAAAAgtatgaaggtgtgaaaacacaagaagggggcagttgaattgtgttttagtcaagtttaaaactttttcaagttcttaacttaacttcaacagcagcggataaataactcaataaaacaagttcagagagtgagagagatcacacaagcaatttatactggttcctctcacaaaacgagagtagtccagtccccttgcacttccaagggatttcactataatcacactagattacaactgctcaagcacacaagcaagagacttcaccacaatgctcaagcacacaagcaagagacttctcaagtacaaatgaaatgaataatagaatgtatacaacagctcttaatcagaacctagaagaacaaatactaaatatttgaactaaaagtgcaacaacacagttcagaggttcagagctttgtatgaggaattcaggGTTTGTTCGAGCGTGTTAATAATCCTTGATAATaattacaactgattcctttagtatatatatgactagaaaagagtcgttgcaaagaagaccgttgaagtagataaccttttgtcttcaagcagcctgtcttgatgcagtttggttgtatctaaaactgagtaagagtttcaggtactttgactactgcagagaagactttccttattcagctaacactactgatgacccacgttctcaaaagaggacagacagaaagagattagctgttctgatcaggcttgaaaggtccttttcttcattggtagaagagttgacttgcaaaagagaatctttacaaacttcaagaagatcatcagagtttgatgaagcttagaccttaagaagttctgaagacttcatcgtctgaagattacaacttctgagtctcacaatcttctgaacgcttacaaacttctgaagtccttatcttctgatctttaatcagagcttaattgaatctaagtcctgcacacttaaattaaatttttagtccttccaattgtttattaatactttgttatcatcaaaaccttaatagatttaggggcaaacatttttaaattaattttgttccaacaatctccccctttttgatgatgacaaacataagtattaattgacaattgttgttaaatcaacttatcatgtttctcttaggtttgtgaggtttgcaagctccccctaagattgatactccttaaagcctaagctttaagttttatccatgatattttaatttagtataagattaagataatttggaataaaacaaatttcatatctttcttcagagtgagaggtttgcaagctctccccctaagtctcataaggctaagttaaaattgcactcttaacttatccttacttatgaaatttatttcagtttcaacttacttagtctccacattgaaatacgtaaaacaacttaaaagaaacaacttttaacttaacggataaaagcgtgagcgtggtttcagctttgaaacttatcacttatcaattaatgcgtaactactcccccttttgtcattatcaaaaagtaaaaaaatttagataaccaagacagtcaaagaagaagagtggttgttacaaaggtgaatttatttcaaaaacaaaaaaacaacgcgctaaagggtttataaaaggtgaacgagttaacatacATTCTTCAcacaaaaacaagaataaacaagtatatcaagaagaatcaagaagaatgagaagatttagttcacgtattgcagagtttcggagaaagaaagaagaagaagaacgcgaAAAAGacgagaaagataaagaagacaacaaaaaaccacaagatgctgagattataatcatttcatcagaTTCTGAGGCTGAACCTAGATCCCatagaagaacaagaagaagaagaagagcagaacctagatcccatagaaatttcatcagaggatgctgaggagaaatctgagatttcttctgagtattatccatctgactaggattaggtcgtctttttctttttaccaatgtactcaacattgttagatcattaataaaaattttcttttaaattcagcttgtgttcttattgtcttgtttaaaaaaaataaaagtaaacatcacacaacaaaaaaaaagtatcaaaccaataaataagagaaaatttaaaataagattgTTCAGACGATAAATAACATTAAAGACATAAGGTGCAAAGAATCCAAAGGTTTTttgagaaaggctaagagctggtcaaatttgtcattcagagaacccacgttggaaactagaccatccactttagatTCCAAATTGAGTTGAGCTGTCCTTtacctttccaaaccttcttgttgttccctcagagcttcttgaagaaTCTGCAGctgatcttcaaccaaaggtgccttgcctttatcagaggagggttcaccttcctctggataatcaatcatcagaatatcagcatctggagcatcctcttggttcagcTCAGGAATTTCTTCAGCtagtcttgcagcagcttcagccagacgttcattctcaatcctttgatcctcaaggCTCTTGAAAAGCTTGGAGTCCACCCAGCAATCCTTAAAAGCAGACATATGCCTTGCAGTAGCAGAAATAGCAGccagcttagcacgctcatgctcttcatggtTAAACACAGTCAGTCTTTTCAAACTAGCCCTTGCTAAGCTGTCCTTCAGCAGATGTACCACTTCCAAATCCCGTTGTCCAATCACAGTCTTGATCTCATCACCCATTGCATCCAGAGCATTGCAGATTTTAGCCTTAATTAGTGacacctccatatccacatcagagggacacaccaaAAACCTGTCCTGAATGTGTGATAACCTAAGTAAatcatcataaagctgattgtaacaccctaacccatactacccttaaaaacgtaattttaaaaactttttaacaagtgtaaaggcagagtgccacgcggtaattaaaacacaagcatacacacagagcgtcatgaagtttaacatgaaaagcaacagcggattcattcacaccaagcatgcatatatatacatatatatatatatatacataagccatattcatccctaaggatgtcacttatacaagaactagcatataaaaaggtaacaccgatatacgatgaaatccaagcgtgatccccgactcgatgttacattaccagagcatttactatttacaaactctaaccaaaagctagtactaagaggagtaatctatgctaagtctcctcaccaaaaggtacttcaacaccttgctagaacagcagtctaaacgtcggcacagccctcagcctgaatatctgaacccccaaaggtccagcaaataacacaaagcagagaattagaaaacataatcgcatatcatacgagcataagaaaggtcttacactttcgaactacatcattcATAtcctaactcacgccaaaacatcgcactaaacgattgtcaattaataaagttcaacacaattcaaccaaataatgtcacataccatttat
Coding sequences within it:
- the LOC123895920 gene encoding uncharacterized protein LOC123895920, which codes for MGFICKGVIYFSSILVLLSTTICAVYSGAEFENKNIKSATFISEMFEMGPGKVAAKTFYDVEFPKGHVGIKSFDAELVDEEGNSVPLYEAYLHHWFAIKYQEKDWNMSKIIPKDPMEGAIYIRNDGTCNTYILPIYWGLGAESRGTKSKIPDPYAVEHGNPSKIPFGYQEKWLLNLLIIDTRGTEDREGCTECRCDHFNLPTNFYNVTVGIDGKPLGSSYKGGLFCCQDNLQCKLQKDFEAPTRKLALRYKITWVDWNQQQIPLRFYVLDSTDRVRTNGSQFIHDCQFTVPPTNGRNNAPHIEKANIPMERGGYLIYGTAHMHRGAINATLYGQDGRILYTSKPKYGKGKKPGNEKGYVVGMSGSYPELGSTKIKDGEIVTIETRYESGFRTGAMGHMYIYLADRLPDNTNTPTMA